From Clostridium sp. SY8519:
AGGGCTGGATCTGGCGATCCACAATGAGTTCTGGTGCGCAGTTAACCTGAGCAATCATGAGAAGCTGTTAGAGTTGACAGATCCGAGATACGTTCAGTATTGTCTGGATACGGCACAGATCTCTCTGATGGGTGTAGATATCGTTGATTTCTATGACAGATGGCATGATCGTATGAAATATATGCATCTGAAAGATACCAACAAGAAGAACCTTCCGGATGAAGAGCGTTTCAAAGCGGGTGCTGAGTACGACGATGAGGGCAAGCGCTGGTTCTACGAGCTCGGCGCCGGCGATGTAAACCTGACAGGTCTTTATGAGATGTTCAAGAAGCATAACTTCAAAGGCTGGGCGACGGTAGAAGCAGACGGCGCGCCGGATAATCTGGCAGCGATGCTGTTATCCAAGTGGTATATTGATAATGTACTGTCACCGATTTACAAATAATATAGAAATTAATAGACATTGATCTGATAAAACAGGGTTTAGTACAATAAACCGGTAAGGAGAAAAACGATGAAATATTCATGTATGGTAGATATCTTTTTTGGCCAGTGGGGTGTGCCGATGAGCACAGAAACCTATCTGGAAAGTCTGGAAACACTGAAAGAGGCAGGTTACGACGGATTTGAGATCCTAAGCTGGTGGGATGATGATCTGGATGCGATCAAAGCAAAAGCAGATGAGTTGGGACTGGAAGTTGCTTCCATCATGTGCAAATGCGACTGCATGGGTGCGCCGGAGTTAAAAGAAACTTATCTGAATGATCTGAAAGCCAGTATCGAAGCAGCGAAAAAGCTTGGCTGCAAGCAGGTGTTCAATTCTCTGGGACATGAGAGAATGTTCCTTTCCAGACAGGAGTTTTTCGCAAATACGATTGACACACTGAAAGAAGCAGATAAGCTTCTGGAGGGTACCGGGGTTGAACTGCTGATCGAGCCGGTGAACGTTGATGTGGATCATGCCGGCGTATTCCCGTTAAATTCGCACGATGCATTCTTCCTGATCCGTGCACTGGGTGACACACCGAATATCAAGATTCTGTTTGATCTGTATCATCAGCAGATTACAGACGGCAACCTGCTTGAGACCATCACCAGAAATATCAACCGTATTGGTCACTTCCATGCTGCCGGTTCAAAAGGACGTAATGAGCTCGAGTATTCAGAGCTGAATTACGCATTCCTGCGTGAGGAAATTGAAAAGCTGGGATTCGACGGTTATCTGGGTATGGAGTATGATCCGACCATGGATAAACTCGAAAGCCTGATCCGTTCAAAGAACGTAGTGAACGGAATTGCTAACAACTAGTTAAATCATCATTAGCGTGACGGAAAGGACGCCGGGAGTCTGTCCTTTTGCCTCACGGAGGAGGTAATAAAATGGATGAAAATAAAAAGTTTAATTTTGGTGTATTTGGTTGGCTTTTAGTAATATATTGTTTCCTGACATTCCTGATCTTCAGTCTGGGAAACGGAACCATGAACGTTGCAGTAGCATTGTTTGAACAGAGAAACGGCTGGAATCAGACATATTTGCTTTCGCTCCAGTCAATCGGCGCATGGACGGCGATTCCGTTCATCTTCATTTTCGGTCAGTTATATGCAAGAGGAAAAATAAAGCTTCGCCACCTGATCCTGGCAGCCGGTCTTCTTTATGCAATTGGCATCTTCCTGTGGGGACGTGTTACAAACCTGGCTGTTTTCACAGTGGTATTTATGATCTGCTACATCACATATCCGTTATGGGGAACATTTTCCAACAACTCACTGACAAATAACTGGTTCCCGCGAAAAAAAGGTCTGATCATCGGAATCACAACCATCGGTTTTCCGCTTGGTACCGGCTTGGGATCCATGGTATTCAATATATTAAATGGTAAAGTTGGTTTCTCTAATGCGTATCTGATCATTGGCGTTGTAGCGGCAGCGATCTGTCTGTTCGGTTTCTTTACATTCACAGAGTATCCGGAGCAGAGAGGACAGTTCCCGGACAACAACAGATCATTAACTTCCGAACAGGCAAAGGCTGAGTTTGAAGAAGGACAGAAAATGCTGGCCGACAGCCCGTGGACAGTGAAAAATCTTCTGAGAACAAAAGAAGTATGGCTCCTTGGTATCGCAAACTCCTATCTGTTCGCTATCGCATCAGGTTGTATGGGTACGATGGTTCCGCGTCTTCTTTCCACAGGAAGATATTCACCGGATCAGGCAGTTCTGTTCCTGCTGGTAGCTGCATTCTGTGCATGCCCGGGCAGTTTCCTGTGCGGATTTATCGATAACAGAACCAATCCGAAAACAGCATTTATGTTCACGAACATCTGCTGCGTTGTTGCATGTATCTTAAACATCATTCCGACCACTCCGACACTGATCATTTCTCTGGTCTTTATCGGTATCGGTACCGGTGGTTCCGCAAACTTCATCATGTCTATGACAACGGAGTACTGGGGCAGATTTAAGTTTATCAAGGCATATCCGACTGTTCTGACCATTAACCAGCTGCTCGGAAGTGCCGGCCCGATGCTGATGGCTGTTATTGCGGCAAAAGCCGGCTGGGATATGTCTTACATCGTAATGGCGATCCTCGGTGTTGTGGCAACATTAATTGCAATACCGATCAAGAAAGGTTTCGTTGAGAAAGCAGAGGAGAAATTCGCAGCAGAGGCGAACGGAGTTGTAAAACAGAGTTAACGTATTATGAGAGAATGCAGGGGGCTGTCAATACAGGGACGGTTCCTTGTGTTCTCAGAGGAGAAGAGCATGAAGACTTACAATCTTTTTATCAATGGAGAATTCGTACCAAACGGCGATCGGGAAATGATTCAGGTGCTGAATCCTGCTACAGAAGAAGTCATTTCTGAAGTGCCAAAGGCAACAAAAGCAGATGTGGATGCAGCGGTTGACGCTGCATACGAAGCGCAGAAGGAATGGGCGAAAGTGCCGCCGATTCAGCGCGCACAGTATCTGATGGAGCTGGCAGCACTGGTAAGAGAGAATCAGGACTTGTTTGCGCAGACCAATACAGAAGAAGTAGGCAAATTGAAGGGACAGTCTCATGATGAGGCAGGATGGCTTTCCGACTATATTACATATTTTGCAGCGATGGCACGTCATATCAAAGGAGAGATCATCCCGAGTGACCGCCCGAATGAGAACATCTTTCTCTATAAGATGCCGATCGGTGTTGTGGCAGGTATCATGCCATGGAACTTCCCGCTGTTTTTGATCGGCCGTAAAGTCGCACCGGCTCTGATCGCAGGTGATACGGTTGTGTTAAAACCTTCCAGCGACACGCCAAACGGTGCTTACGAATTCGCAAAGCTGGTAGAAAAGAGCTCTCTGCCGAAGGGCGTGATCAATGTTATCACCGGCTCCGGATCTGAAGTCGGTAATGCGCTGGCAAGCAACAGGAAAGTAGCTATGGTTTCCATGACCGGTTCCACCGCAGCAGGTAAACAGATCATGAAAACGGCTGCAGACAATATCACAAAAGTATCGCTGGAATTAGGCGGAAAAGCTCCGGTTATCGTTATGGATGACTGTGATGTGGATGCTACCGTTGAACATGTATTCAATTCCAGATTCATCAACTGCGGCCAGGCATGCAACTGTGCAGAGCGTGTATACGTTCAGGAAGGTGTTTATGAAGAGTTCATTCAAAAGCTTTCTGATCGTATCAAAAACGCAAAATACGGTATGCCATACGAAGACGGTATCGATATCGGACCGATGATCAATGCAAAACAGGTTGAGCATGTTGACGAGCTGGTACAGAGTGCCATTGCAGAAGGCGCAACTCTGGTATGCGGCGGACACAAGACAAGTGTAAACGGAAAAGGTTTCTTCTTCGAACCAACTCTCCTGACAGACTGCAGGCATGATATGAGAATCATGAGAGAAGAGATCTTCGGGCCGGCGCTGCCTGTTACCACATTCAAGACCCTTGATGAGGTGATCGAACTGGCCAATGATTGTGACTACGGTCTTACATCCTCCATTTACACGCAGAATACCGACACAATGATGCGGGCGTTAAATGAGATCCATTTCGGTGAAACTTATGTAAACCGGGAGCATTTCGAGGCGTTTCAGGGATTTCATGCGGGTGTGCGCCAGTCTGGTATTGGTGGAGATGATGGAGAGCGTGGATTAGAGGAATTCCTTGAGACGCATGTATGTTACGTAGATTATAATCTGGGAAGGTAGTGTGAATCATTATTCACAGAAGGCGCATAGCAAAACACCAGGGGCAGGTCGTCGTAACCTGCCCCTGACACATTGGTATCGGACACTAAAATCTTCCCACAAAAGTTTCTGCCAGTTACATTTTTATGTTTCAAATCATCTCGTGTTATAACATGTTACAGGTGCCGCGAAGCCAGTGTTTATGCGGGTTTGAGCGATGATGAGAAAATGAAAAATTGAATGCCCTTGAATGCCTTTGTGACAGAGTTTGATTGCCTTAGGGTATATGTCAGTCTTTAATCCGGATGTGTGATATAAGTTCTATAAAAACGAACATATGTACGTAAAATAGAACAGGTGTTCGAATTTTGAGTGCCCTTTTGAATGCCCTAAGGAAAGGTGCTTCGGAAACCCGCTTCCTTTCTGGGTTTCAGACGAGGGGGAGTATTCGAGTCCCGTCTCGCGCTCTGAATCAAGGATCATCCGAAAGGATGGTCCTTTTTTGTGTCTAAAGCCCGCAAACCCAGTGTTTTCAATGGTTTGCGGGCTTTTTTATGATTGATCCTTCACAAAAGATTTCCCAAGTAAAATAAGAAAAAACCAGAGGGCGGGCATCGGACCCGTCTCGCGATAATACACTATCCATTGAAACGCCGTATTCATGCGGGTTTCGGTAGTTCGCTAAGCGAATGTGTTCGGGGCCCCTTGGGTCCGTTTGAAATATAATCTACATTCTACTTTAGGATTTACCTAATTTATTCCCCAATTTATTCCCTATATGATATACTTCATAAATGGGGAATAAAATTGCAAAAAGGAGTTTTTATGGATATTAAATCTATTGTTTTAGAGTTATGTAGTTATAAAGATGAACAGGAATGGTTTGAGTTCAAAGAAAACTGGTTTCAGCCAGAGACTTTAGGAGAATATGTATCTGCATTGTCAAATGCAGCCGCTTTTCATTATAGGAATAATGCTTTTTTTGTATGGGGAATAAATAATGATACACATGAAATAGTTGGTACTGATTTTAATCAGTATGGTGAGTACAATAAGGAACCATACCAGAACTATCTGGCGAGGAATTTGTCGCCAAGCATTAATTTTTCGTTTGAAGAAAGCTTTATTGATGATAAGAGAGTAGTTGTACTTGTTATTCCGGCAGCAAAAGAAATTCCTACTGCTTTTAGAGAAAAACGATATATTAGAATCGGTTCATCGAAAGTTAACTTGCGGGATTATCCCAAAAGAGAGATTCAACTGTTTAAGCTTCTTGATGGGAGGGAGGAAACGATTGAGACAATTCCTTCAAAATATCAAGAACTCACATTTTCTAAATTGTTTGGGTATTATGGATCAAAAGGAATCGTATTAAGTAAGGAAACGTTTGTTAAGAATCTGGGGCTTAAAAATAGTGAGGGGGAATATAATTTGCTTGCCCAGCTTTTATCTGATGATTCCCATATTCCTCTTCGTGTTTCTATTTTTGATGGAGAAACAAAAGCATCACCATTGTTTTCCGTAAGAGAATTTGGTAATAATTGTTTGCTATATAGTCTTGATGAATTACTTCGTTATGGAGATGTACTTAATCTAATTCAAGCAGATGAACGAGGGCGTGTAGTTGAAAGAAAAGAAATACCATTATTTGATAATGATGCCTTCCGTGAAGCAATTATTAATGCAGTATTGCACAATAAATGGGTTGAGGGAAATGAGCCTATGATATCTGTTTTTTCTAATCGAATTGAGATCCTTTCAAGAGGAAGCATACCATCAGCACAGACTATGGAAGGTTTTTTTCTGGGGGAATCTGTACCGGTTAATGAAAAATTGTCTGAAATATTCTTGCAATTGCATATTAGTGAAAAATCAGGAAGAGGAGTTCCAAAGATTGTTGAAGTCTATGGAAAGAATGCTTACTCATTCAGAGAAAACTCCATTGTAGTTACGATTCCGTTTAAGAGAATTCATAATCCCCAGTTTGTATTGGGGAATAACATTGGGGAAAAAAGAAATTTGAATGAGAGACGCAGTCGAATTATTGCTGAAATGAGAAATAATCCCAATATTACGATTGCACAGTTGAGGGTGATCCTGGAGTGTACGGAATCTACAGTTGAAAATAATATAGCATACCTTCGTAATAATGGATATATAGAAAGAATAGGTTCACGGAAAAACGGTTACTGGA
This genomic window contains:
- a CDS encoding RNA-binding domain-containing protein gives rise to the protein MDIKSIVLELCSYKDEQEWFEFKENWFQPETLGEYVSALSNAAAFHYRNNAFFVWGINNDTHEIVGTDFNQYGEYNKEPYQNYLARNLSPSINFSFEESFIDDKRVVVLVIPAAKEIPTAFREKRYIRIGSSKVNLRDYPKREIQLFKLLDGREETIETIPSKYQELTFSKLFGYYGSKGIVLSKETFVKNLGLKNSEGEYNLLAQLLSDDSHIPLRVSIFDGETKASPLFSVREFGNNCLLYSLDELLRYGDVLNLIQADERGRVVERKEIPLFDNDAFREAIINAVLHNKWVEGNEPMISVFSNRIEILSRGSIPSAQTMEGFFLGESVPVNEKLSEIFLQLHISEKSGRGVPKIVEVYGKNAYSFRENSIVVTIPFKRIHNPQFVLGNNIGEKRNLNERRSRIIAEMRNNPNITIAQLRVILECTESTVENNIAYLRNNGYIERIGSRKNGYWKVL
- a CDS encoding TIM barrel protein — its product is MKYSCMVDIFFGQWGVPMSTETYLESLETLKEAGYDGFEILSWWDDDLDAIKAKADELGLEVASIMCKCDCMGAPELKETYLNDLKASIEAAKKLGCKQVFNSLGHERMFLSRQEFFANTIDTLKEADKLLEGTGVELLIEPVNVDVDHAGVFPLNSHDAFFLIRALGDTPNIKILFDLYHQQITDGNLLETITRNINRIGHFHAAGSKGRNELEYSELNYAFLREEIEKLGFDGYLGMEYDPTMDKLESLIRSKNVVNGIANN
- a CDS encoding MFS transporter — translated: MDENKKFNFGVFGWLLVIYCFLTFLIFSLGNGTMNVAVALFEQRNGWNQTYLLSLQSIGAWTAIPFIFIFGQLYARGKIKLRHLILAAGLLYAIGIFLWGRVTNLAVFTVVFMICYITYPLWGTFSNNSLTNNWFPRKKGLIIGITTIGFPLGTGLGSMVFNILNGKVGFSNAYLIIGVVAAAICLFGFFTFTEYPEQRGQFPDNNRSLTSEQAKAEFEEGQKMLADSPWTVKNLLRTKEVWLLGIANSYLFAIASGCMGTMVPRLLSTGRYSPDQAVLFLLVAAFCACPGSFLCGFIDNRTNPKTAFMFTNICCVVACILNIIPTTPTLIISLVFIGIGTGGSANFIMSMTTEYWGRFKFIKAYPTVLTINQLLGSAGPMLMAVIAAKAGWDMSYIVMAILGVVATLIAIPIKKGFVEKAEEKFAAEANGVVKQS
- the aldA gene encoding aldehyde dehydrogenase; translated protein: MKTYNLFINGEFVPNGDREMIQVLNPATEEVISEVPKATKADVDAAVDAAYEAQKEWAKVPPIQRAQYLMELAALVRENQDLFAQTNTEEVGKLKGQSHDEAGWLSDYITYFAAMARHIKGEIIPSDRPNENIFLYKMPIGVVAGIMPWNFPLFLIGRKVAPALIAGDTVVLKPSSDTPNGAYEFAKLVEKSSLPKGVINVITGSGSEVGNALASNRKVAMVSMTGSTAAGKQIMKTAADNITKVSLELGGKAPVIVMDDCDVDATVEHVFNSRFINCGQACNCAERVYVQEGVYEEFIQKLSDRIKNAKYGMPYEDGIDIGPMINAKQVEHVDELVQSAIAEGATLVCGGHKTSVNGKGFFFEPTLLTDCRHDMRIMREEIFGPALPVTTFKTLDEVIELANDCDYGLTSSIYTQNTDTMMRALNEIHFGETYVNREHFEAFQGFHAGVRQSGIGGDDGERGLEEFLETHVCYVDYNLGR